A DNA window from Acomys russatus chromosome 7, mAcoRus1.1, whole genome shotgun sequence contains the following coding sequences:
- the Eif4g2 gene encoding eukaryotic translation initiation factor 4 gamma 2 translates to MAAAGGAGRGGLSSASGPLRNLRPPLSFPRRPRRRTLQPGLGGRAAEWRARPEAPTCGLRRACERGGPRARGGREGRGPRQGPAVGAGPARRTSPEPGLPAGRRWVALAAGCPARGEAEAASPSPLWAGALSAAGFMAAEAAGGQEAAFLRENKGPARRGRLPPGPGPSLGAGRKPGLTGPWGRNPLLFCSRGVGRRCPLPYCGPVCRRLSTRARWDGAEGGTGTEESCPAPGSEAVAGLSPPRPHVLGQEAFSSEHRRRFSFLPSPPLPTPSITIILLKILRCQAAKVESAIAEGGASRFSASSGGGGSRGAPQHYPKTAGNSEFLGKTPGQNAQKWIPARSTRRDDNSAANNSANEKERHDAIFRKVRGILNKLTPEKFDKLCLELLNVGVESKLILKGVILLIVDKALEEPKYSSLYAQLCLRLAEDAPNFDGPAAEGQPGQKQSTTFRRLLISKLQDEFENRTRNVDVYDKRENPLLPEEEEQRAIAKIKMLGNIKFIGELGKLDLIHESILHKCIKTLLEKKKRVQLKDMGEDLECLCQIMRTVGPRLDHERAKSLMDQYFARMCSLMLSKELPARIRFLLQDTVELREHHWVPRKAFLDNGPKTINQIRQDAVKDLGVFIPAPMAQGRNDFFLEGPFMPPRMKMDRDPLGGLADMFGQMPGSGIGTGPGVIQDRFSPTMGRHRSNQLFNGHGGHIMPPTQSQFGEMGGKFMKSQGLSQLYHNQSQGLLSQLQGQSKDMPPRFSKKGQLNADEISLRPAQSFLMNKNQVPKLQPQITMIPPSAQPPRTQTPPLGQTPQLGLKTNPPLIQEKPAKTSKKPPPSKEELLKLTEAIVTEYLNSGNANEAVNGVREMRAPKHFLPEMLSKVIILSLDRSDEDKEKASSLISLLKQEGIATSDNFMQAFLNVLEQCPKLEVDIPLVKSYLAQFAARAIISELVSISELAQPLESGTHFPLFLLCLQQLAKLQDREWLTELFQQSKVNMQKMLPEIDQNKDRMLEILEGKGLSFLFPLLKLEKELLKQIKLDPSPQTIYKWIKDNISPKLHVDKGFVNILMTSFLQYISSEVSPPSDETDSSSAPSKEQLEQEKQLLLSFKPVMQKFLHDHVDLQVSALYALQVHCYNSSFPKGMLLRFFVHFYDMEIIEEEAFLAWKEDITQEFPGKGKALFQVNQWLTWLETAEEEESEEEAD, encoded by the exons ATGGCGGCCGCAGGCGGAGCCGGGCGGGGcggcctctcctctgcctctgggcCGCTTAGGAATCTCCGGCCTCCGCTTTCCTTCCCGCGCCGACCGCGCCGACGGACACTGCAGCCCGGGCTAGGCGGGCGTGCGGCCGAGTGGCGGGCGCGGCCGGAAGCCCCGACGTGCGGCCTGAGGCGAGCGTGCGAGCGTGGCGGGCCTCGCGCCCGGGGCGGGCGGGAGGGACGCGGCCCGCGGCAGGGCCCGGCCGTTGGCGCGGGACCAGCGAGGCGGACGAGTCCGGAGCCCGGCCTCCCGGCGGGGAGGAGGTGGGTGGCCCTCGCCGCGGGCTGCCCCGCTCGGGGAGAGGCGGAGGCCGCGTCCCCGTCCCCTTTGTGGGCCGGGGCGCTGTCAGCCGCGGGATTTATGGCGGCGGAGGCGGCGGGCGGGCAGGAGGCCGCCTTCCTGCGGGAGAACAAAGGGCCGGCCCGGAGGGGGCGCCTCCCGCCCGGGCCCGGGCCCTCGCTGGGCGCCGGTCGGAAGCCAGGCCTGACTGGGCCTTGGGGGAGGAACCCGCTGCTCTTTTGTTCGCGCGGAGTGGGGCGGAGGTGCCCGCTGCCATATTGTGGCCCGGTCTGCCGGCGGCTCTCCACACGCGCCCGGTGGGACGGGGCGGAAGGAGGAACAGGGACAGAAGAAAGCTGTCCGGCCCCGGGTTCTGAGGCCGTGGCCGGCCTGTCACCGCCCAGGCCGCACGTACTAGGACAGGAGGCATTTTCCTCGGAGCACCGCCGGC GCTTTTCATTTCtaccatcccctcccctccccaccccatccattACTATTATTCTTTTGAAGATTCTTCGTTGTCAAGCCGCCAAAGTGGAGAGTGCGATTGCAGAAGGGGGTGCTTCTCGTTTCAG TGCTTCTTCGGgcggaggaggaagtaggggtgCACCTCAGCACTATCCCAAGACTGCTGGCAACAG CGAGTTCCTGGGGAAAACCCCAGGGCAAAACGCTCAGAAATGGATTCCTGCACGAAGCACTAGACGAGATGACAACTCCGCAGCAAACAACTCCGCAAATGAAAAAGAACGACATGATGCAATCTTCAGGAAAGTAAGAGG CATACTAAATAAGCTTACTCCTGAAAAGTTTGACAAGCTATGCCTTGAGCTCCTCAATGTGGGTGTAGAGTCTAAACTCATCCTTAAAGGGGTCATACTGCTG ATTGTGGACAAAGCCCTAGAAGAGCCAAAGTATAGCTCACTGTATGCTCAGCTATGTCTGCGATTGGCAGAAGATGCACCAAACTTTGATGGCCCAGCAGCAGAGGGTCAACCAGGACAGAAGCAAAGCACA ACATTCAGACGCCTCTTGATTTCCAAATTGCAAGATGAATTTGAAAACCGAACCAGAAATGTTGATG TCTATGATAAGCGTGAAAAtcccctcctccctgaggaggaggaacagagagcTATTGCTAAGATCAAGATGTTGGGGAACATCAAATTCATTGGAGAACTTGGCAAGCTTGATCTTATTCATGAATCTATCCTTCATAAGTGCATCAAAACA cttttggaaaagaagaagagagtcCAACTCAAAGATATGGGAGAGGATTTGGAGTGCCTCTGTCAGATAATGAGGACAGTGGGACCTCGATTAGACCATGAACGAGCCAAG TCCTTAATGGATCAGTACTTTGCCAGAATGTGTTCCTTAATGTTGAGTAAGGAATTGCCAGCAAGGATTCGTTTCCTACTGCAG GATACTGTAGAGTTGCGAGAACACCATTGGGTTCCTCGCAAGGCTTTTCTTGACAATGGACCAAAGACGATCAATCAAATCCGTCAAGATGCAGTAAaa GACCTAGGAGTGTTTATCCCTGCTCCTATGGCTCAAGGGAGAAATGACTTCTTCCTGGAGGGACCGTTCATGCCGCCAAGGATGAAAATGGATAGGGACCCACTTGGGGGACTCGCTGATATGTTTGGACAAATGCCAG GTAGTGGAATTGGTACTGGTCCAGGAGTTATCCAGGATAGATTTTCACCCACAATGGGACGTCATCGTTCAAATCAGCTCTTCAATGGCCATGGGGGACACATCATGCCTCCCACACAGTCGCAGTTTGGAGAGATGGGGGGCAAGTTTATGAAAAGCCAG GGGCTAAGCCAGCTCTACCATAACCAGAGTCAGGGACTCTTATCCCAGCTGCAAGGACAGTCGAAGGATATGCCACCTCGGTTTTCTAAGAAAGGACAGCTTAATGCAGATGAG atTAGTTTGAGGCCTGCTCAGTCGTTCCTAATGAATAAAAATCAGGTGCCAAAGCTTCAGCCCCAGATAACTATGATTCCTCCCAGTGCACAGCCACCACGCACTCAAACACCGCCTCTGGGACAG ACGCCTCAACTTGGTCTCAAAACTAATCCACCACTTATCCAGGAAAAGCCTGCCAAGACTAGCAAAAAGCCACCACCATCAAAGGAAGAACTACTTAAACTGACT GAAGCCATTGTGACTGAGTATCTGAACAGTGGAAATGCAAACGAGGCTGTCAATGGTGTCCGAGAAATGAGAGCTCCAAAACATTTTCTTCCTGAGATGCTAAGCAAAGTGATCATCCTGTCACTTGATAGAAGtgatgaagataaagaaaaagcaagctcTTTGATCAGTTTACTCAAACAGGAAGGGATAGCCACAAGTGACAACTTCATGCAG GCTTTCCTGAACGTATTGGAGCAGTGCCCTAAACTGGAGGTTGACATCCCTTTGGTGAAATCTTACTTGGCGCAGTTTGCAGCTCGTGCTATAATTTCAGAGTTGGTGAGCATTTCAGAACTAGCTCAACCACTAGAGAGTGGCAcccacttccctctcttcttACTTTGTCTTCAACAATTAGCTAAATTACAAGATCGAGAATGGTTAACTGAACTTTTTCAACAAAGCAAGGTCAATATGCAGAAAATGCTGCCAG AAATTGATCAGAATAAGGACCGAATGTTGGAGATTTTGGAAGGAAAGGGACTGAGTTTCTTATTCCCACTCCTTAAATTGGAGAAGGAACTATTGAAACAAATAAAGCTGGATCCATCCCCTCAAACTATATATAAGTGGATTAAAGATAACATCTCTCCCAAACTTCATGTAGATAAAGGATTTGTGAACATCTTAATGACCAG CTTCTTACAGTACATTTCTAGTGAAGTAAGCCCACCCAGCGATGAAACAGATTCTTCCTCTGCTCCTTCCAAAGAACAGTTAGAGCAGGAAAAACAACTGCTGCTCTCTTTCAAGCCAGTGATGCAGAAATTCCTTCATGATCATGTGGATCTACAGGTCAGTGCCCTGTATGCTCTGCAGGTGCACTGTTACAACAGCAGCTTCCCAAAAG gcatgttACTTCgattttttgttcatttctatGACATGGAAATTATTGAAGAAGAAGCTTTCTTAGCTTGGAAGGAAGACATAACTCAAGAGTTTCCAGGAAAAGGCAAGGCTTTGTTCCAG GTGAATCAGTGGCTAACCTGGCTAGAAACTGCTGAAGAAGAAGAATCAGAGGAAGAAGCTGACTAA
- the LOC127191876 gene encoding protein BEX3: MANIHQDNEEMEQPAQNAQEDRPLGGGDGHQPAANNHNHNRRGQACRLAPNFRWAIPNRQINDGLGGDGDDMEMFMEEMREIRRKLRELQLRNCLRILMGERSNHHDHHDEFCLMP; encoded by the coding sequence ATGGCAAATATCCACCAGGACAACGAGGAAATGGAGCAGCCCGCACAGAATGCACAGGAAGACCGCCCTTTGGGAGGAGGTGATGGCCACCAGCCTGCAGcgaacaaccacaaccacaaccgaAGAGGACAGGCTTGCCGTCTTGCCCCTAACTTTCGATGGGCCATTCCCAATAGGCAGATTAATGATGGGCTGGGTGGAGATGGAGATGATATGGAAATGTTCatggaggagatgagagaaatCAGGAGAAAACTTAGGGAACTACAGTTGAGAAATTGTCTCCGTATTCTTATGGGGGAGCGCTCTAATCACCATGATCATCATGATGAATTCTGCCTTATGCCCTAA